gaatggtaagaccttaagcggcgcctgtcgaagtttacaccagtatcccgaggacatgtccagggacgtgatcttgaagtaggtttttgcggattgccacgagagcagttaactagtacctgatccgtcagatgaactagccccaactaccattatccctgtacaatatagaattttatgtgaagaaatatagaaaagttaaagctgtcgattaaaaataaacagtggagattttccctgactctacgattcaagcaaaatctcgggggctactgacataggcatcccgaatgggcctgccgaagatagtacccggggtttattgaaggcccactacccgaagaataagaagattcgggagcccaagatatattaaggaaagttagagttgtaataggaagtgttatttgtaatctggcgggatgaattagaaaccgtcccggactctgtaacttgtacaacacgaatccctcggctccgcctcctatataaagggggagtcgaggaagagatcatcgaatcattgtctacaaaccctagttttcataaccgtcgagtacttttcggctgaaaccttcgagatctacttgccctctacttccaactaaaccctagcctacaatccataggcattgacaagttgataccttgtcaataggttacaagttaggctttgcagaaataaagcatcaaactgagacttgtcatctacttgcgagaagaaagattcagacttactcctatatacgccatgtaggccgtattctgcctattccactgggcagcggcctgctgatacgcttcattgcaggcttcgaaggccgcctcgaactcaggctacaatttcagaaacaatgaatctcgtcaacacttagccatgtaggaaggaaaaccggaaagaggatgaaaatgaggaaaacttacatcgtaggcgggtggacgagcaggccgtggacgaggctgggggctgtcggcggtgagggtatgcttgagacgCGTGTAGCTCGTGGCTGGGGTAGGCTTGACCACCTTATTCAGAAAGGGGAAACGGCCATGCGGACGCCCGTgccccgacaggaccaacgactcctcgtcgatcggaatgctcaaggggtcatccacctccgggtgacgagacaacaccatgtcgcagtagtcctccttggcggccttggcattgccgtagtactgtggctgaggcaatgcgggattgggcttctgcttctgccgcatcatgtcatatatctgggcatcatgaagcaccaccccaggtggtgcctcggccacctgcatcgcaaaaagaaaagttatgtGTATCACAAATGAGACATGACGGGAAATGAAAGAAGAtcgttccatgtatatacatacctttttccccttgaagcgggtgtagtcgcggcctcccgcgcagtgtgtgccaccggtgcctcggttctccatgttacgcctcgacacggctgcaaactcctcgtccaacctgagccacctcgccctaatcagctcctcccatgcctccctatgcttctcggcccactcgggacaaacctgaaaacgcaatactcaactcaagataatccaatgaaaacttagcagcaatgtagaatctcattgacattttactcaccgacatgtactcctcaatggtcattgcccattcctccgtaggctggttaccaacatagtactccttcttgaccctcttacccttgttagcccagaaggcactagcgcaggtgaccttttggttgtaccactgctgcggtgtcaacctctcgcaagcaccacgcaaagtgagacgcgcctgcgtctcatgctccgggtccacacgatagaagcacttcaatcatgcataaatcagttgtgaaagtcatgagttagcacattagggtcatcaactatgaacgatgctcgagaaatatatgccttacccagaacttggtggtcacagcctcagcagctgtcgcgaagcctatggcaggggcatcctcatagtccgcccaagtagtggctagcctCGTCTCGCCACCGGGGACCATGCTAAGGGGAGTGTATCTGCCCGGCCAGAACTTCTTAATCAGAGCCCCAAGCAAGGTGTTAGGCTGGCGGGCGGGCTTGACctcccatgtccagttgctgcaaataaatcacacattagtacaaatgccaaattgattattatgcccaagatgaaaaatacatgttcgaaatttctgaagtagtacacttactcatcgctcgaaggaatgataaggatcttgtcatcatgggtcttcggctccttcctcgcatcggggactctagcttctccacgaatcttcaagggcttcggcgcacccccaccctccatcacctccaactcagccctagagtccgactcgtgtgtagactccgtctccatctccacctccccactagacggaccctctaggaacaactcaggagccacgtcgccagaaggggagggtggctcgtcaaagtccatgtgtaccccgccgcctccacctcgtcctccacctcgtcctcctcgtcctcgtcctccatcggtaccatcgtcgtaacgcggattgcgcaccggggctcgatcactccgtctagtgggtctaggaatattcctcttcacctgcgacagcgtcttaagcaagctctcggagtctgccttgccgctgctcatattgttcagtcacctgcattgagaagaataaaacagttaagcacaaaggcatattatatgaagatactaagaataaaaggcacaatgcaattaagaagcatgttgacataataaaatgaagatactaagaataaaaggcacaatgcaattaagaaccatgttgacataataaaatgtagatactaagaataaaaggcacaatgcaattaagaaccatgttgacataataaaatgtagatactaagaataaaaggcacaatgcaattaagaaccatgttgacataataaaatgtagatactaagaataaaaggcacaatgcaattaagaagcatgttgacaaataaatactaagaataaaaggcacaatgcaattaagaagcatgttgacaaataaatactaagaataaaagaccctcaccagccatcatcgctctcacgctcactctcatactccgtctctttctctttctctttctctttctctggatcactatcactatcactatcttgtgagtacaaagttgaagggttgacgggtggaggctcatcataattgtcattcgcctcaagtaacttctccagcatagatatgtcctttagatccaccactgactcaccacgagtttctgcatcgttcccgaggtcctcttgaacaaacggttctaaaatatattccccgaagtcctgttcctcttgatagaaaatcccctcgtatgtcacggggtcagtgttgttgtaatcatcctcagagggaatcggtaggttaccatgtggcgatacctggaagacgacttcccaacccttgagttccgctttctggcatgggtagggcaaataataaactttcttggcttggtgagccacaacaaagacatcggctccgctataggtggttgaaggcttaacttcaactaacccaatggacttatcacttctctgtccacctattgggtcgaaccaatgacacttgaacatgacgatattgagttgcacgttcgtacgattgaatgtcaactcgtatacactttgtaaccttccgtagtaatcaaagttgttggctcctttggtgaagaccccagtatttatcgttttgggattcgcccggcccttctggtgcgtctctgtgtggaagcgaaacccattcacatcatacttctcatacttggtcacctcacggctacaaccttgggaaacacatttcaactcatctatcatatcaacgtttctctcacggccctacaagaacatttcaaatttgttgtgtgcattagttacgtgtaataagagggacaagtcacatgttgcaatgtaagaggaaaggttagaaattactttttccatgaaccatgtcacaaagtttttattaattccgggagcaccctctttcagtagagtgtccatctccgagggttcgggcaattcatcatacggccacatttcatccgtgaattcgctgaaaggagaaaataagcattagaccgagacgaggttactagctgcaaagtaatttgttcaccattttaccttacgaacccaccggggaattggaatagttttagcttggggtcattctcgggcacgtcgacattgtaacgagtgaccgggttatgctgagtgggaacatcatcgggatagtacgttgtcgcggcatctgccatctcccgaaggcatattgcctcagctatgcatgcttcaatcttggccttgtttccagttatctttcgaatatacttaaactctctctcaatacagaactgccaacgaaactgcaccgggccacccaagagtgcctcgttggcgaggtgcacaatgagatgtgccatcggagtaaagaagcctggcggaaatatcatctccaaattgcatagcaactccggcactgtatgttgtagctttgcaataaccttgggacatatctgcttagcacagagcgtgcggaagaaatggctcaactgcgcaagcactcgccagactttctcggggatatacctgatgtctacgccccctccttttcctgtagacagtgttgggcctccaagagcagaggtttgtagaacagcagcaagttttcccttaagtggatcacccaaggtttatcgaactcagggaggaagaggtcaaagatatccctctcatgcaaccctgcaaccacaaagcaagaagtctcttgtgtccccaacacacctaataggtgcactagttcggcgaagagatagtgaaatacaggtggtataaataagtagtagcaacggcaccagaaaagtgctttgcccaggacagtaaacaagcagtagtaacgcagagtaacgcaaagaaacaagaaacaagcagcgatagcagtatttaggaacaaggcctagggattagactttcactagtggacactctcaacattgatcacataacagaatagataaatgcatactctacactctcttgttggatgatgaacacattgcgtaggattacacgaaccctcaatgccggagttaacaagctccacaattcaatgttcatatttaaataaccttagagtgtaagatagatcaacacaactaaaccaagtactaacgtagcatgcacactgtcaccttcatgctaagaaaggaggcatagatcacatcaatactatcatagcaatagttaacttcataatctacaagagatcataatcatagcctacgccaagtactaacacggatgcacacactgtcaccattacaccgtgcaggaggaataaaactactttaataacatcactagagtagcacatagataaattgtgatacaaaacacattgcaatcataaagagatataaataagcacttcactatgccatccataacagtgaataagtattctgtgaaatatagactaagagacccacacggtgcacacactgtcacctttacacacgtgggacaaggagtctccggagatcacataagtaaaattcacttgactagcataacgacatctagattacaagcatcatcatatgaatctcaatcatgtaaggcagctcatgagattattgtattgaagtacataggagagagatgaaccacatagctaccggtacagccccgagcctcgatggagaactactccctcctcatgggagacagcagcgttgatgaagatggcggtggtgttgatggaggagccttccgggggcacttccccgtcccggcggcgtgccggaacagagactcctgtcccccagatcttggcttcgcgatggcggcggctctggatggtttctcgtaccgtggcttttccgtatcgaggttttaggtccaggggctttatataggcgaagaggcggcgtcagaaggtcgaaggggcgctgacactataggggggtgcgggccccccctggccgcgccggcctagggtttggtgggcctgtgcccctcctctggcggttctcgtgtgttctggatgcttccgggcaaaataggaacctgggcgttgatttcgtccgattccgagaatatttctttactaggatttctgaaaccaaaaacagcagaaacaaagaatcggcacttcggcatcttgttaataggttagttccagaaaatgcacgaatatgacataaagtgtgcacaaaacatgtagatatcatcaataatgtggcatggaacataagaaattatcgatacgtcggagacgtatcagcatccccaagcttagtttctgctcgtcccgagcaggtaaacgataacaaagataatttctggagtgacatgccatcataaccttgatcatactattgtaagcatatgtaatgaatgcagcaatcaaaacaatggtaatgacatgagtaaacaactgaatcatatagcaaagacttttcatgaatagtacttaaagacaagcatcaataagtcttgcataagagttaactcataaagcaataattcatagtaaaggtattgaagcaacacaaaggaagattaagtttcagcggttgctttcaacttgtaacatgtatatctcatggatattgtcaacatagagtaatataataagtgcaatatgcaagtatgtaggaatcaatgcacagttcacacaagtgtttgcttcttgaggtggagagaaataggtgaactgactcaacattaaaagtaaaagaatggtcctccatagaggaaaagcatcgattgctatatttgtgctagagctttgattttgaaaacatgaaacaattttgtcaacggtagtaataaagcatatgtatcatgtaaattatatcttataagttgcaagtctcatgcatagtatactaatagtgcccgcaccttgtcctaattagcttggactaccgggattatcgcaatgcacatgttttaaccaagtgtcacaaaggggtacctctatgccgcctgtacaaaggtctaaggagaaagctcgcatcggatttctcgctattgactattctcaacttagacatccataccgggacaacataaacaatagataatggactcctcttttatgcataagcatgtggcaacaattattattctcatatgagattgaggatatacgtccaaaactgaaacttccaccatgaatcatggctttagttagcggcccaatgttcttctctaacaatatgcacgctctaaccataaggtggtagatcgcccttacttcagacaagaagaacatgcatagcaactcacatgaaattcaacaaagagtagttgatggcgtccccagtgaacatggttatcgcacaacgagcaacttaataagagataaagtgcataagtacatattcaataccacaatagtttttaagctatttgtcccatgagctatatattgtaaaggtgaagaatggaaatttaaaggtagcactcaagcaatttactttggaatggcggagaaataccatgtagtaggtaggtatggtggacacaaatggcatagtggttggctcaagtattttggatgcatgagaagtattccctctcgatacaaggtttaggctagcaaggctatttgaaacaaacacaaggatgaaccggtgcagcaaaactcacataaaagacatattgtaaacattataagactctacaccgtcttccctgttgttcaaactcaatactagaaattatctagaccttagagagaccaattatgcaaaccaaattttagcaagctctatgtatttcttcattaataggtgcaaagtatatgatgcaagagcttaatcatgaacacaacaattgccaagtatcacattgttcaagacatcataccaattactacatgtagcatttcccgtttccaaccatataacaattaacgaagcagtttcaaccttcgccatgaaaattaaaaaataagaacacatgtgttcatatgaaccagcggagcgtgtctctctcccacacaagcatttattcaaacaaaaacaaaaacaaaagcacacagacgctccaagtaaagtacataagatgtgaccgaataaaaatatagtttcactagaggaacctgataatgttgtcgatgaagaaggggatgccttgggcatccccaagcttagatgcttgagtcttcttgaaatatgcaggggtgaaccaccggggcatccccaagcttagagcttccactctccttgatcatagtatatcatcctcccctcttgacccttgaaaacttccttcacaccaaactcgaaacaaattcattagagggttaatgcataatcaaaaattcacatgttcagaggttacacaatcattcttaacacttctggacattgctcaaagctactggaagtcaatggaacaaagaaatccatcccacatagcaaaagagacaatgcgaaataaaaggcagaatctgtcaaaacagaacagtccgtaaagacgaattttaaaaaggcaccagacttgctcaaatgaaaatgctcaaattgaataaaagttgcgtacatatctgaggatcactcacgtaaattggcataattttctgagttacctacagagaattttgcccagattcgtgacagcaaagaaatctgtttctgcgcagtaatccaaatctagtatgaacctttctatcaacgactttacttggcacaacaaaacacaaaactaagataaggagaggttgatacagtagtaaacaacttccaagacacaaaataaaacaaagtactgtagcaaaataaacacatgggttatctcctgtggtgacccggcataccactgcatggtgtagtatgcaagtctgatataacaccaatgaaacaccgttccactagtattatatcgctcagagtggtacaacagaaacatatgcgggtccaaggtatgtctatagaattacaacattgactctgttacataagatcatcacagcctcctactttacaatgaggtaaatctgcaaataaactccagaagaacgactcgtagtctaatcctatcacgaactctatttgtagagtatttgactagctataggggctatgaatagattctagctaaataggagctgggtttaggaagctagttaccTTCTagggctaatctaggttttctccttatttgatgtggtatttgactcttctgacagggtcctgtctcttcaaGTAGTTGTTGTctcctcggcctttgagttgcactgtagatcctccttcgatgcctccatatctaagaaggggatttaagagtgggatgagtacgagcgtactcaacaagttcattataggaaagaggtgtttaatgaactagctacagcattagaccagaaagtctaataccaatgcaggttttcataaccatttcttcaaaaggttgcttttattcagaagaactatgtccgtcagccttcaccggtttactagaacttcatggagctcctttccggccgcgttcgcagttccatatcccggaacagggagtgacaggtcacggttctttacactctgcagaggtgtgttgctttacccataagagatcttaaccttggtgccaaccaaactgcaggcttgtccacacttcctatggtgtgaggcccggtataaggtcatagtcaatcatattcctccgctacctcgcacacccaccctttgttgcatgccccgaccctgggtcctcgccggtcccattattcccgtaatttcagggtggaccccggccacgacgacagtctgggatcgaaccaaactccttcgccggtagctgcaacccatcatagaccacattaccgtggggacttagaatgggttccccacccacaagttgttccgcaagccgcaaccgctacggtatgcacagcataaccgtggggacttagaatgggttccccacccacaagttgctccgcaagatacaactgctacggtaagcgcatccgttgatgtacaagaggtggaaatacaattgactattccgtcccactccagatcttatggttaacacgggtattacggcacaagaatcatgacatttgttgtttaatcctagatggatataaacccttgcaatggaacctccaccatatcaacacaatccatggttccattgcccaccacatagtcatattcatagttatgaaaatagtggttttgctttttatgcaatagtgataaacatagtactttgcaagtaatttggtaaaaatactcaaatgacatgagcaagcgatgaacttgcctttcttgactgtaagattatgcaggcaaggtcttcgatacgcaataactccaaattctgaaatagcatcatcgtccgataaggacgatgtttaaaagattggcaaggatgcaataatgcataagtatgagatgcaatcgctctaagcgtgacctaaccccgatgatttaggattagtgagttgtagtgatttgtttagggtgtgttgcacttttagagtgattccacaaacaaggttcttattcaggtgtggttacatggtatcataaacatGTGTTGCAACATATCATAACAAtagcattaatagcacacaacaataacattttGTATAATCctgacatgtaatgaatagtggttggggtTAGCACTATctgacatggttaatgattatttatcatataattcaaaagaataacttttgaagaacatgttctttaataaagaacaagtatgataattaggcttgtggagttctatggttgactatggtttcatttagtttctggagtaaggtttagatggatccaaacaaggttggattcatcaatacctaaGGCTGGTAAGGCTGAGTTAAGCTTAGGCATCCCAAGCAAGTATTTATACATGGTTTCTATCAAGGTTGATTCAGCTggctggtgattgctagctagggtttataggttcttataagcagggttgatggtgattcttattttcttcaaaagaataactttcgaagaacatacttcttaagtaataagaagtatttcaattatTGGTGTggtatctagggtttactattggatctactaagtaaggaatggtggtttcctaaataggaggattaataattatctcacactattagggtttagtggagtatggttaggtaatgcaagatactggcatggttgctattagggttaatcaccatggtgtgatgctaattaaagtTACTTAAAGATGATAATTCTAAGgatatgagctagggtttgcattt
This region of Lolium perenne isolate Kyuss_39 chromosome 2, Kyuss_2.0, whole genome shotgun sequence genomic DNA includes:
- the LOC139835404 gene encoding uncharacterized protein, coding for MEDSATPWPSFPRRWQLLLDRRRDEARSGTTSTIAAVRGHPKHCREAPELRLVSSNHLIDARLPGSLEDLELRPHCPAGHHQPSPFDVAIDLPSPRRPHHCAPGELTNLPVPLPRLFKPCIAIASHVCGRRRGISPESTLRNWTWEVKPARQPNTLLGALIKKFWPGRYTPLSMCFYRVDPEHETQARLTLRGACERLTPQQWYNQKVTCASAFWANKGKRVKKEYYVGNQPTEEWAMTIEEYMSVCPEWAEKHREAWEELIRARWLRLDEEFAAVSRRNMENRGTGGTHCAGGRDYTRFKGKKVAEAPPGVVLHDAQIYDMMRQKQKPNPALPQPQYYGNAKAAKEDYCDMVLSRHPEVDDPLSIPIDEESLVLSGHGRPHGRFPFLNKVVKPTPATSYTRLKHTLTADSPQPRPRPARPPAYDPEFEAAFEACNEAYQQAAAQWNRQNTAYMAYIGVSLNLSSRK